The proteins below come from a single Microbacterium sp. SLBN-154 genomic window:
- the proB gene encoding glutamate 5-kinase → MDRAGIPAARRVVVKVGSSSISGDNAAKIQPLVEALARAHATGIEVVLVSSGAIATGMPYLALDERPSDLATQQAAAAVGQNVLIYRYQEALRPFRIVAGQVLLTAGDLENVTHRSNARRAMERLLGLRILPIVNENDTVATHEIRFGDNDRLAAMVAQLVGADALILLSDIAALYTRPPDQPGARPIVDVAPGDDLSGYEFGSVVVNSVGTGGAATKASAAKLAAASGIATLVTSADLVESALAGAQVGTFFVPRPVQTPVPTGAIRTTA, encoded by the coding sequence ATGGACCGTGCCGGCATTCCCGCTGCCCGCCGTGTGGTGGTGAAGGTCGGTTCCTCCTCGATCAGCGGAGACAACGCCGCGAAGATCCAACCGCTGGTGGAGGCCCTCGCGCGAGCGCACGCGACCGGCATCGAGGTGGTGCTGGTGTCCTCCGGGGCGATCGCCACCGGCATGCCCTATCTGGCCCTCGATGAGCGGCCGAGCGATCTCGCCACGCAACAGGCCGCTGCCGCCGTCGGGCAGAACGTGCTCATCTACCGTTATCAAGAGGCGCTCCGGCCTTTCCGGATCGTGGCCGGCCAGGTGCTCCTCACCGCGGGCGACCTCGAGAACGTCACCCACCGCTCCAACGCCCGACGCGCCATGGAGCGGCTGCTGGGTCTGCGGATCCTGCCGATCGTGAACGAGAACGACACCGTCGCCACGCACGAGATCCGCTTCGGCGACAACGACCGGCTCGCGGCGATGGTCGCGCAGCTGGTGGGTGCGGATGCGCTGATCCTGCTCAGCGACATCGCCGCCCTCTACACCCGGCCGCCCGACCAACCGGGAGCTCGTCCCATCGTCGACGTCGCGCCGGGTGACGACCTGTCCGGATACGAGTTCGGCTCGGTCGTGGTCAACAGCGTCGGGACCGGGGGAGCGGCGACCAAGGCCTCGGCGGCCAAGCTCGCGGCGGCGTCGGGAATCGCCACCCTGGTCACCAGCGCCGACCTCGTCGAGTCCGCCCTCGCAGGCGCTCAGGTCGGCACGTTCTTCGTGCCCCGTCCCGTCCAGACCCCTGTGCCGACGGGCGCCATCCGCACCACCGCGTGA
- a CDS encoding glutamate-5-semialdehyde dehydrogenase, with protein sequence MSTLSASPASDAAEDAVFDDSAASRMSKAKDAARSIGLLTDAQKRQALQAIADEIVGAADRIIAANADDLERGRESGLSEALQDRLALDEARVAALAEAVREISALPDPVGRIIDRRTLPNGVALTKVAVPFGVVGAIYEARPNVTVDITALALRSGNAVVLRGGSAALSSNAAIVSAMRRALASVGVDPEAIQTVDPFGRDGARALMTARGMIDVLVPRGSADLIHTVVTESTVPVIETGAGVVHIVLDETAPLEWARDIVVNAKVQRPSVCNAVETVLVHRAAAERLVPAVVDALVTRGVTVHGDETVLALAGRGVPATDEDWAAEYLSLDVAMRVVDDLDDALDHIRRYSTQHTESIITMDDASAERFIAEVDSAVVMVNASTRFTDGGEFGFGAEVGISTQKLHARGPMGLAELTSAKWIARGAGQVRG encoded by the coding sequence ATGTCGACGCTCTCCGCCTCACCGGCCTCCGACGCAGCCGAGGACGCCGTCTTCGACGACAGCGCCGCATCCCGCATGTCGAAGGCCAAGGATGCCGCCCGCTCGATCGGTCTGCTCACCGACGCGCAGAAGCGGCAGGCGCTCCAGGCGATCGCCGATGAGATCGTCGGCGCCGCCGACCGGATCATCGCGGCGAACGCGGACGATCTCGAACGGGGACGCGAGTCCGGTCTCTCCGAGGCGCTGCAGGATCGACTCGCGCTGGATGAGGCGCGTGTGGCCGCTCTCGCCGAAGCAGTGCGGGAGATCAGCGCCCTCCCCGACCCCGTCGGGCGCATCATCGACCGACGGACACTGCCCAATGGCGTGGCGTTGACCAAGGTGGCGGTGCCCTTCGGTGTGGTGGGAGCCATCTACGAGGCCCGGCCGAACGTCACCGTCGACATCACCGCCTTGGCGTTGCGTTCGGGGAACGCCGTGGTCCTCCGCGGCGGGAGTGCAGCGCTCTCGAGCAACGCCGCGATCGTCTCGGCGATGCGGCGTGCTCTGGCTTCCGTGGGCGTCGATCCCGAGGCGATCCAGACGGTGGACCCCTTCGGGCGTGACGGCGCTCGCGCGCTCATGACGGCGCGGGGGATGATCGACGTCCTCGTACCGCGGGGGAGCGCAGATCTCATCCACACCGTCGTGACCGAGTCCACCGTCCCGGTGATCGAGACCGGAGCCGGAGTCGTCCACATCGTCCTGGATGAGACGGCCCCGCTCGAATGGGCGCGCGACATCGTCGTCAACGCCAAGGTGCAGCGACCGAGTGTCTGCAACGCCGTCGAGACGGTGCTGGTCCATCGCGCCGCCGCGGAACGGCTGGTGCCCGCGGTGGTCGATGCTCTCGTCACCCGGGGCGTGACCGTCCACGGGGACGAGACCGTCCTGGCATTGGCGGGTCGGGGTGTTCCCGCGACCGACGAGGATTGGGCAGCGGAGTACCTCAGCCTGGATGTCGCGATGCGCGTCGTCGACGACCTGGACGACGCGCTGGATCACATCCGTCGCTACTCCACGCAGCACACCGAATCGATCATCACGATGGACGACGCCAGCGCCGAGCGATTCATCGCGGAGGTCGACTCGGCGGTGGTGATGGTGAATGCCTCGACACGGTTCACCGACGGCGGCGAGTTCGGCTTCGGAGCGGAAGTCGGCATCTCCACGCAGAAGCTTCACGCCCGCGGTCCGATGGGTCTGGCCGAGCTCACCAGCGCGAAGTGGATCGCGCGGGGTGCCGGGCAGGTGCGCGGCTGA
- the rplU gene encoding 50S ribosomal protein L21 has product MVYAVVRAGGRQEKVEVGTIVVLDRQQAKVGDKLELPAVLLVDGDAVTTDADKLAKVTVTAEVLGEERGPKIVIQKFKNKTGYKKRQGHRQDLTRVKITGIK; this is encoded by the coding sequence GTGGTTTACGCAGTTGTGCGCGCCGGCGGCCGGCAGGAGAAGGTGGAGGTCGGCACCATCGTCGTCCTCGACCGCCAGCAGGCGAAGGTGGGCGACAAGCTCGAGCTCCCCGCGGTTCTGCTCGTCGACGGCGACGCCGTGACGACCGATGCCGACAAGCTCGCGAAGGTCACCGTGACCGCCGAGGTCCTCGGCGAGGAGCGCGGCCCCAAGATCGTGATCCAGAAGTTCAAGAACAAGACCGGTTACAAGAAGCGCCAGGGGCACCGTCAGGACCTCACGCGCGTCAAGATCACCGGCATCAAGTAA
- a CDS encoding DUF4031 domain-containing protein — protein MAILIDEPRWPAHGRLWSHLISDSDLDELHAFAAATGIPRRGFDLDHYDVPEESYDRLVSAGARPVDGHELVRALLASGLRVTARERRNRISH, from the coding sequence ATGGCGATCCTGATCGATGAGCCCCGCTGGCCCGCCCACGGACGGTTGTGGTCGCACCTGATCAGCGACAGCGACCTCGATGAACTCCACGCTTTCGCTGCGGCGACGGGCATCCCCCGCCGGGGATTCGATCTGGACCACTACGACGTCCCTGAGGAGTCGTACGACCGCCTGGTAAGCGCCGGCGCACGCCCGGTCGACGGCCACGAACTCGTCCGGGCGCTGCTGGCGTCAGGGCTGCGCGTCACCGCGCGCGAGCGTCGGAACCGCATCTCTCACTGA
- the nadD gene encoding nicotinate-nucleotide adenylyltransferase: MSSARPPRIGVMGGTFDPIHHGHLVAASEVAQSFDLDEVVFVPTGNPWQKTRVSDSEHRYLMTVIATASNPRFTVSRVDINRLGPTYTIDTLRDLKHQRPDAELFFITGADAIAQILSWRDHDELWDLAHFVAVSRPGHVLDTAGLPTEDVSQLQIPALAISSTDCRERVRRGHPVWYLVPDGVVQYIAKHHLYRSKE; this comes from the coding sequence ATGAGTTCGGCGCGTCCCCCGAGGATCGGGGTGATGGGTGGGACGTTCGATCCCATCCACCACGGCCACCTCGTCGCGGCCAGCGAAGTGGCGCAGTCGTTCGATCTCGATGAGGTCGTCTTCGTCCCCACGGGGAACCCGTGGCAGAAGACCCGCGTCAGCGACAGCGAGCACCGCTACCTCATGACGGTGATCGCCACCGCCTCCAATCCCCGGTTCACCGTCAGTCGGGTGGACATCAACCGCTTGGGTCCGACGTACACGATCGACACTCTCCGCGATCTCAAGCACCAGCGACCCGACGCCGAGCTGTTCTTCATCACCGGAGCCGACGCCATAGCGCAAATTCTCAGTTGGAGGGACCATGATGAACTGTGGGATCTCGCCCACTTCGTCGCCGTCTCTCGTCCCGGTCACGTCCTCGACACCGCGGGCTTGCCGACCGAAGATGTGAGTCAGCTGCAGATCCCCGCGCTCGCCATCTCGTCGACCGATTGCCGAGAACGCGTTCGCCGAGGCCACCCGGTGTGGTACCTCGTGCCGGACGGCGTCGTGCAATACATTGCCAAGCATCACCTCTACCGGAGCAAGGAATGA
- the obgE gene encoding GTPase ObgE has product MVTFVDQVTLHLRAGKGGNGCVSVRREKFKPLAGPDGGNGGHGGDIVLVADPQVTTLLSYHHSPHRSAGNGGFGMGDHRSGAAGESLELTVPVGTVVKDPSGETLVDMIEPGMRFVVAPGGRGGLGNAALASPKRKAPGFALLGTPGWEGDVVLELKTVADVALVGFPSAGKSSLIAAISAARPKIADYPFTTLHPNLGVVQAGDVRYTVADVPGLIEGASEGRGLGLEFLRHVERCTALVHVLDCATLDPGRDPLTDLDVILAELAAYSVPDDQVPLLDRPQLVALNKIDVPEAKDLADLVRPELEARGFRVFEISTVSREGLRPLTFALGDLISAHRVAQASQPPVERVVIRPKGAEADFTVRVEGGSYGPVYRILGEKPVRWVQQTDFQNEEAVGFLADRLDRLGVEDELYRVGATAGATVVIGEGESVVFDWQPSLSSAAELIAAPRGTDPRFDQSTRRTTSQRRDRYHERMDAKAQARADLEAERRAERQAPEESE; this is encoded by the coding sequence ATGGTCACCTTCGTCGACCAGGTGACGCTGCACCTGCGGGCCGGGAAGGGCGGCAACGGCTGCGTCTCCGTCCGGCGTGAGAAGTTCAAGCCGCTCGCCGGTCCGGATGGCGGCAACGGCGGGCACGGTGGTGACATCGTTCTGGTGGCCGACCCGCAGGTCACGACACTGCTGTCGTACCACCACTCTCCTCACCGCAGTGCCGGCAACGGCGGGTTCGGGATGGGCGATCACCGCTCCGGCGCTGCCGGCGAGTCGCTCGAGCTCACCGTGCCGGTCGGCACGGTGGTCAAAGACCCGTCGGGCGAAACCCTCGTCGACATGATCGAACCGGGCATGCGATTCGTCGTCGCCCCCGGCGGCCGCGGCGGACTCGGCAACGCCGCCCTCGCCTCGCCGAAGCGCAAGGCGCCCGGCTTCGCGCTGCTTGGCACACCCGGGTGGGAGGGCGACGTCGTCCTCGAGCTGAAGACCGTCGCCGACGTCGCGCTGGTCGGCTTCCCCTCCGCCGGCAAGTCCAGCCTCATCGCGGCGATCTCGGCCGCCCGTCCGAAGATCGCCGACTACCCGTTCACCACGTTGCATCCGAACCTGGGCGTGGTCCAGGCCGGTGACGTCCGCTACACCGTCGCCGACGTTCCCGGTCTCATCGAGGGCGCCAGTGAGGGTCGGGGACTGGGCCTGGAATTCCTCCGCCACGTCGAGCGGTGCACGGCTCTCGTGCACGTCCTCGACTGTGCCACCCTGGATCCGGGGCGCGATCCGCTGACCGACCTCGACGTCATCCTCGCCGAGCTCGCGGCCTATTCGGTTCCCGACGACCAGGTTCCGCTCCTGGACCGGCCTCAGCTCGTCGCCCTGAACAAGATCGATGTGCCCGAGGCGAAGGATCTCGCCGACCTCGTGCGCCCTGAGCTCGAAGCGCGCGGATTCCGGGTCTTCGAGATCTCCACCGTGTCGCGCGAAGGACTGCGTCCGCTGACCTTCGCCCTGGGCGACCTCATCTCCGCGCACCGCGTGGCGCAGGCGTCGCAGCCTCCGGTCGAGCGCGTCGTCATCCGTCCCAAGGGGGCCGAGGCCGACTTCACGGTGCGGGTCGAGGGCGGATCGTACGGACCGGTCTACCGCATCCTCGGTGAGAAGCCGGTGCGATGGGTGCAGCAGACGGACTTCCAGAACGAGGAGGCCGTCGGCTTCCTCGCGGATCGCCTCGATCGACTCGGGGTCGAAGACGAGCTCTACCGCGTCGGCGCGACAGCCGGCGCCACCGTGGTCATCGGCGAGGGAGAGAGCGTGGTGTTCGACTGGCAGCCGTCGCTCAGCTCTGCGGCTGAGCTGATCGCGGCACCGCGCGGCACCGATCCGCGATTCGACCAGAGCACGCGTCGCACCACGTCCCAGCGACGGGATCGCTATCACGAGCGGATGGACGCGAAAGCACAGGCGCGCGCCGACCTCGAGGCCGAACGCCGGGCAGAACGGCAGGCCCCCGAGGAGTCCGAGTGA
- the rpmA gene encoding 50S ribosomal protein L27, translated as MAHKKGASSTRNGRDSNAQRLGVKRFGGQQVLAGEIIVRQRGTHFHPGANVGRGGDDTLFALSAGAVEFGTKGGRKVVNIVAAE; from the coding sequence ATGGCACACAAAAAGGGCGCAAGCTCCACCCGGAACGGTCGTGACTCCAACGCACAGCGCCTGGGCGTGAAGCGCTTCGGCGGCCAGCAGGTCCTCGCCGGCGAGATCATCGTCCGCCAGCGGGGCACCCACTTCCACCCCGGCGCCAACGTCGGCCGCGGTGGCGACGACACGCTCTTCGCGCTGTCGGCCGGTGCCGTCGAGTTCGGCACCAAGGGCGGCCGCAAGGTCGTCAACATCGTCGCGGCCGAGTAA
- a CDS encoding Rne/Rng family ribonuclease, with amino-acid sequence MADENEQHVEPSTEGPTAPTPDAAEDETAALIESIAVYEDGAPAPETDSAERAPQSDAPVEPSPTESTDAASVDEQAAEPGNGEDVPAAEETVESSSSAPQGEETPQGPPTAVSLGLLPEVFVSSVSTTLHFYAPDLPPLPALPSRPPRSEQSTPTATSSKRRRRRGGSEGRDDDGDQGRDRDEQPRQRAVELVTEPQRIKGSTRLEAKKQRRRDGREAGRRRAVVTEAEFLARREAVDRVMIVRSKAGRIQIAVLEDNVLVEHYVARHQDASLIGNVYLGRVQNVLPSMEAAFVDIGRGRNAVLYSGEVDWDAVETGNQPRRIELALKSGDKVLVQVTKDPVGHKGARLTSQISLPGRYLVYVPGGAMNGISRKLPDTERARLKRILKEVLPESSGVIVRTAAEGATEDQLTHDVQRLTTQWEHISRQVESMPAPALLHAEPDLLVKIVRDVFNEDFSKMLIQGDDAFQTITSYLQSVAPDLLERVTRFEGDADPFDEFRITEQIEKALDRKVWLPSGGSLVIDRTEAMTVIDVNTGKFVGSGGNLEETVTKNNLEAAEEIVRQLRLRDIGGIIVVDFIDMVLESNRDLVLRRMVECLSRDRTKHQVAEVTSLGLVQMTRKKLGLGLLETFSEACEVCAGRGIIVHHDPVSKHRAAGTSSSGRRPRNGSSSNGGSQGTHVITEGVKSALAQIAASTIQPHAEDERSEIPPAVVEAVAEAIVEDGVERATDRERPKKPRKKRPDAGKGPKSEAELLLDSVLDALPEPKAPGQGRARRRVTTAALTGTPVSHAPVDPPQ; translated from the coding sequence ATGGCCGATGAGAACGAACAGCATGTCGAACCTTCCACAGAGGGCCCTACCGCCCCGACGCCGGATGCGGCCGAGGACGAGACCGCGGCCCTGATCGAGTCGATCGCGGTCTACGAGGACGGCGCACCGGCACCCGAGACCGACTCCGCCGAGAGGGCGCCCCAGAGCGATGCACCGGTCGAGCCGTCGCCGACGGAGTCCACCGATGCGGCGTCCGTCGATGAGCAGGCCGCCGAGCCCGGCAACGGCGAGGATGTCCCCGCAGCCGAGGAGACCGTCGAGTCGTCGTCCTCTGCCCCTCAGGGCGAGGAGACACCCCAGGGGCCGCCCACCGCCGTGAGTCTCGGACTCCTGCCGGAGGTGTTCGTTTCGTCGGTGTCGACCACGCTGCACTTCTACGCCCCGGATCTCCCTCCCCTTCCCGCGCTTCCCTCCCGCCCTCCTCGCTCCGAGCAGAGCACGCCGACGGCGACGTCGTCGAAGCGTCGTCGGCGCCGCGGCGGATCGGAAGGTCGCGACGATGACGGCGACCAGGGTCGAGACCGCGACGAGCAGCCGCGTCAGCGTGCCGTCGAGCTCGTGACCGAGCCTCAGCGCATCAAGGGGTCGACCCGGCTGGAGGCGAAGAAACAGCGTCGCCGCGACGGCCGCGAGGCCGGACGGCGCCGCGCCGTCGTGACCGAGGCGGAATTCCTCGCGCGCCGTGAGGCCGTCGACCGGGTCATGATCGTCCGATCCAAGGCCGGACGCATCCAGATCGCCGTTCTCGAGGACAACGTCCTCGTCGAGCACTACGTGGCCCGGCACCAGGACGCCTCCCTCATCGGAAACGTCTACCTCGGCCGCGTGCAGAACGTCCTCCCCAGCATGGAAGCGGCCTTCGTCGACATCGGCCGCGGTCGCAATGCCGTGCTCTACTCGGGCGAGGTCGACTGGGATGCCGTCGAGACCGGCAACCAGCCGCGCCGGATCGAGCTGGCGCTGAAGTCCGGCGACAAGGTGCTCGTGCAGGTCACGAAGGATCCGGTCGGGCACAAGGGGGCTCGTCTCACCAGCCAGATCTCCCTCCCCGGTCGCTACCTGGTGTACGTCCCCGGTGGCGCGATGAACGGGATCTCCAGGAAGCTCCCCGACACCGAGCGCGCCCGGCTCAAGCGCATCCTCAAGGAAGTGCTTCCCGAGTCGTCGGGTGTGATCGTCCGCACCGCGGCCGAAGGCGCCACCGAGGACCAGTTGACGCACGACGTCCAGCGCCTCACCACCCAGTGGGAGCACATCAGCCGGCAGGTCGAATCGATGCCGGCTCCGGCGCTGCTGCACGCAGAGCCCGACCTGCTCGTGAAGATCGTCCGCGACGTCTTCAACGAGGACTTCTCCAAGATGCTGATCCAGGGCGACGACGCCTTCCAGACGATCACGTCGTACCTGCAGAGCGTCGCGCCCGACCTGCTCGAGCGGGTCACCCGTTTCGAGGGCGACGCCGACCCGTTCGACGAGTTCCGCATCACCGAGCAGATCGAGAAGGCCCTCGACCGCAAGGTGTGGCTGCCCTCCGGCGGATCGCTCGTGATCGACCGCACCGAGGCGATGACCGTCATCGACGTCAACACCGGGAAGTTCGTCGGCTCTGGGGGCAACCTCGAAGAGACCGTCACGAAGAACAACCTCGAAGCGGCCGAGGAGATCGTCCGCCAGCTCCGCCTGCGTGACATCGGCGGCATCATCGTGGTCGACTTCATCGACATGGTGCTGGAATCCAACCGCGACCTCGTCCTCCGACGCATGGTCGAGTGCCTCAGCCGCGACCGCACGAAGCATCAGGTGGCGGAGGTCACGTCGCTCGGCCTCGTCCAGATGACACGGAAGAAGCTCGGACTCGGCCTGCTGGAGACCTTCAGCGAGGCGTGCGAGGTCTGCGCGGGTCGCGGGATCATCGTCCACCACGATCCCGTCTCCAAGCACCGCGCGGCAGGCACGAGCTCGAGCGGTCGTCGACCACGCAACGGATCGTCCTCCAACGGCGGTTCGCAGGGCACGCATGTGATCACCGAGGGCGTCAAGTCGGCGCTCGCTCAGATCGCCGCGTCGACGATCCAGCCGCACGCAGAGGACGAGCGCTCGGAGATCCCGCCCGCGGTGGTCGAAGCGGTCGCCGAGGCCATCGTCGAGGACGGCGTCGAACGCGCGACAGACCGGGAGCGTCCCAAGAAGCCTCGCAAGAAGCGTCCGGATGCCGGGAAGGGACCGAAGTCCGAAGCGGAGCTCCTGCTCGACTCCGTGCTGGATGCCCTCCCCGAACCGAAGGCCCCCGGCCAGGGTCGCGCGCGCCGGCGCGTCACCACCGCCGCACTGACGGGGACGCCGGTCAGCCACGCGCCGGTCGACCCGCCTCAGTGA
- the rsfS gene encoding ribosome silencing factor, giving the protein MTATESSREMLQIAAAAADAKGAEDLVALDVSEPLPLVDIFLLATGRSERNVAAIADEVEQKLLEAGHKRLRREGRQEARWVLLDFGDLVVHVFHEEERIFYGLERLWKDCPVVPIELPAHAGETDAGSGSRHA; this is encoded by the coding sequence ATGACGGCCACGGAATCGTCCCGGGAGATGCTGCAGATCGCCGCCGCCGCGGCGGACGCGAAGGGGGCCGAGGATCTCGTCGCCCTCGACGTGTCGGAGCCGCTGCCTCTCGTCGACATCTTCCTCCTCGCGACGGGACGCAGCGAGCGCAATGTCGCGGCCATCGCCGACGAGGTTGAGCAGAAGCTGCTCGAGGCGGGGCACAAGCGGCTCCGCCGCGAAGGGCGGCAGGAGGCGCGCTGGGTGCTCCTGGACTTCGGGGACCTGGTGGTCCACGTCTTCCACGAAGAGGAGCGGATCTTCTACGGGCTCGAGCGGCTGTGGAAGGACTGCCCGGTCGTTCCGATCGAGCTCCCTGCACACGCCGGTGAGACCGACGCCGGGAGTGGTTCGAGGCACGCCTGA